In Mobula hypostoma chromosome 10, sMobHyp1.1, whole genome shotgun sequence, a single genomic region encodes these proteins:
- the LOC134353279 gene encoding probable G-protein coupled receptor 139, whose amino-acid sequence MHSPPRGLVYAVYYTILAAFAIPVNIVAIAILSRGRCGLSKCITRYLESMAVTDLLVIVTAVLLNRIPGIYFPGSFLSITPVCSLSITLIYAARDCSVWLTVSFTFDRYVAICCQKLKTKYCTESTAALVIGTICAFGCLIDIPWYFLHAPVYVINNTPWYCKLKEIRYTSSMWAAFQWIDRLLTPCLPFFLIIFLNALTVRHILAASRARRRLRVQNTGETRKDPEMESRRKSIVLLFAISGSFILLWLAYVVQFFIERFQVNYKTNGFSDPKFIFLESANMLQMFSCCTNTFIYAVTQRKFREQVTVMVKYPWIRINNLVK is encoded by the exons ATGCACTCCCCGCCCAGAGGCCTGGTGTATGCTGTTTACTACACTATCCTAGCAGCCTTCGCAATACCAG TCAATATTGTGGCGATTGCTATACTGTCGCGAGGAAGgtgcggtctctccaaatgtatcACTCGGTACCTGGAGTCCATGGCGGTGACGGATCTGCTGGTTATTGTCACGGCCGTGTTGTTAAATCGGATTCCTGGCATTTATTTTCCCGGCAGTTTCTTGTCTATTACTCCCGTCTGCAGTCTCAGCATCACACTAATCTATGCAGCCAGGGACTGTTCCGTATGGTTAACAGTCTCATTCACCTTTGATCGATATGTAGCCATCTGTTGCCAGAAGTTGAAAACAAAATACTGCACCGAGAGTACGGCGGCGCTGGTCATCGGAACTATCTGTGCCTTCGGTTGCCTCATCGACATCCCCTGGTATTTCTTACACGCACCGGTCTACGTAATTAATAATACCCCCTGGTATTGTAAACTGAAGGAGATTCGATATACCTCATCAATGTGGGCAGCTTTTCAATGGATCGACCGACTATTAACCCCCTGTCTGCCATTCTTCCTCATAATTTTTCTTAACGCTCTGACCGTCAGGCACATTCTCGCGGCCAGCAGAGCCCGCAGGAGGCTCCGCGTTCAGAACACTGGAGAGACACGAAAGGATCCCGAGATGGAGAGTCGGAGAAAGTCCATCGTGTTACTCTTTGCTATTTCGGGTAGTTTCATCCTACTATGGTTGGCTTATGTTGTCCAGTTCTTTATTGAACGATTTCAAGTTAATTATAAAACCAACGGCTTCAGTGACCCTAAATTTATTTTCCTAGAAAGTGCTAACATGCTTCAAATGTTCAGTTGCTGCACGAACACTTTTATTTATGCAGTGACTCAGAGGAAATTCAGAGAGCAGGTAACCGTTATGGTAAAATACCCCTGGATCCGAATAAATAATTTAGTTAAATAG